A genomic stretch from Salarias fasciatus chromosome 10, fSalaFa1.1, whole genome shotgun sequence includes:
- the LOC115395476 gene encoding leucine-rich repeat neuronal protein 4 — MAAIWELRFPLVIVCLVSIRGLCPLPAATQVPGTRPSRPVKPRGFPLDAATRPPDAYYDDETVTPIVPKAASPEARTDQHCAFSPCAENQTPCSELAASTGCLCPGFTLHNAAPLTPDLRSVQWNGSEVVLRWCAPYSHISSYVATVGGRQRRTFEEGRRSGSLGRVDHISQVCLFAVNDGGESDASCKMFYPRDRSLPLTAGLVGGALGLLLLVLLAVLLWRHRKQRKQEASISAHNAAESL, encoded by the coding sequence ATGGCTGCCATCTGGGAGCTTCGGTTCCCCCTCGTGATCGTCTGCCTGGTTTCCATCAGAGGTCTGTGTCCCCTGCCAGCAGCGACACAAGTCCCCGGGACCCGTCCCAGCAGGCCCGTCAAGCCCCGCGGCTTCCCGCTCGACGCCGCCACTCGTCCCCCGGACGCCTACTATGACGACGAGACCGTCACCCCCATCGTACCCAAGGCGGCGTCTCCAGAAGCGAGGACCGACCAGCACTGCGCCTTCAGTCCGTGCGCGGAGAATCAGACGCCCTGCTCGGAGCTGGCCGCCTCCACCGGCTGCTTGTGTCCCGGCTTCACGTTGCACAACGCCGCCCCGCTCACGCCCGACCTCAGGTCGGTGCAGTGGAACGGGTCGGAGGTCGTCCTGCGGTGGTGCGCGCCGTATTCCCACATCTCCTCCTACGTGGCGACGGTGGGGGGACGGCAGAGGCGGACGTTCGAGGAGGGCCGGAGGAGCGGCTCGCTGGGCCGCGTCGACCACATCTCGCAGGTGTGCCTGTTCGCCGTGAACGACGGCGGGGAGAGCGACGCCTCCTGCAAGATGTTCTACCCCAGGGACCGCAGCCTGCCGCTGACGGCCGGCCTGGTCGGCGGGGCGCtgggcctcctgctgctggtgctgctggccGTCCTGCTGTGGAGgcacaggaagcagaggaaacaggaggccAGCATCTCCGCGCACAACGCAGCCGAGTCTCTGTGA